The Salminus brasiliensis chromosome 4, fSalBra1.hap2, whole genome shotgun sequence nucleotide sequence TGTGTATGGGTGGTGCTGGTGGGGTGTGTATGGGTGGTGATAGTGGGGTGAGTATGGGTGGTGATAGTGGGGGGAGTAtgggtggtgatggtggggggAGTATGGGTGGTGCTGGTGGGGTGGCTATGGGTGGTTGGGGGCTCTCTTATCAGCCTGCTACGCACCCTGCGCACGCGAGCGTGAGTGTGTACGCGTTTTCTTGCAGCAGGTTAGGTTGCAGGGCCAGTGCACGCGCTGTATGCTAAACTTACCTGTctaaaagtatctggacaccccttttaattcAACTGCCCTTTTAATTTACCCCCTTAAACCATTTAAGCCCCTGCgtgtaagcccacacttcattACCGTTACAATTGACATCtctttcataggccctaaaatagaaccctggggCACGCCACAGAACCTGGGGCACTAAAGAGCTGTGCAGTAGTTTCTGTGATTAACTCAGTCATTATTTCAGGGGTTAAAAGAGTTAAGCTTCCTTTTTACTAGAGCACACATCCTGTGTAGCTTGACGGTGGGCTTTGGGGTCTTAATTGATGCTTCTGTGAGGAGTGCAGGACACTGTAGGGGGGTTATAGCTACATATAGCTGGTCCCTGTAGGTAAAAGCTGCTGGCTTGCTGTCTGGTTTGCTAATGCACATCTCTCCGCAGGTTCATAGTGTTTGTCTCCTACCAGATGTACTACGACTACCCTCCTCCTACATACCTGGAATATCCCATCCTCATCGCACAAGGTGAGAGAAGAGCTGTCCAACTATCGAGGAGCTGAATTTAGCAGAAAATGCCTCAGTTAAAAGGTTCATTTTCAAGCTTATCAGTCCTATTAAAGAGAGCAGTTAAGAAAAAATTATATGCAGCCTCTCGGGGTTAGAATTTTTAAAAACTTGGTTATGCCCTTGTTAAAAAATGAAGCAGGCATGATTGGGTCAAGATATTCAAAAGACAAAAACTACATCCAACATGCAAAAGGAGGCTAAACCGTGtctctatatacacacatacatatacatacactatatggacaaaagtattgggacacctgctcatttatcattgtttcttctgaaattaaagctataaaaaatccagataacaaggctttctactagatttgggagcagcattgctgtgaggatttgactgcattcagcaacacagttcctctcaatgctggggggctttatacccctctagcccatgcctggcattaggcagcatgccTAATAGGgtcatgctgatctgctccagaggcaTGGTgctcacatctgtgtcagcagtggtccaacttaaagtagctgaatgtattcatgcAGGGTTTttgcatcatatatatatatataagtcataagtcattttggagcatttctattggtccattcatcatgacattctgatacaGTGTAAAAGAACCACGGTCAGATCCAGATCATGGAGAAAAGTGGCGCTGTTCTGCTCGTGCCTCACTGTAGTTTCTTTTCTGTGTCAACAGACGTCATCCTGCTGCTCCTGGTTCTGCACTACAATGGAAACCTGAAGCAAAGCCTGCTCTACGCAGCAGTGTATCCTTTCACTCACACCGACCCTCACGCTTTTCTATGACTCTGAGTGAGTGATCTGAGTGGTTTGCAGGAAGTGTGAAGGAAGAATCTGCTCAGTGGAGTTAGACTCGCTTTTACTTTGCGAGTGTGTGGTTTTGGCTGCTGGTGATCAGCTTGTTCCACCCTCAGCGTTTCACTGGGTGACCACAAAATGCACAACGGATTCTGCGCAttaagcagctgtgtgtgtgagaccgaGATCAGTGTGACTATAGCAGGGCATGCAGTATTGTTACACCCTGTGGATTGTGCATGAAATCTAGTGACCTAGTTTGGCTGCATTCACATTACAAGCCACAGCGGCTCCCTGCTCCCCAGTGAGCGTCAGAAACTGTGAACTCTACACCCTTATAGTGAAATACATGTCCACACGGTAGCTCATCATACACTGGCTACCGAAGTCCCATAGTTATGAGCTATGTAGTGCACTAAGTAGGGAGCAGTTTGAGATTTGAGAAGCAGCAGGAAAAGCCGCCAGAGTTGATCTGATCCGAACAGATCTCAGATATTCAGAGGAATCTCAGAGAGATCTCAGAGGTAGACTAACAAGACTGAAGGGCAGAATCTGATCTGACTGTTCTCATTAAGATCGCATAGCCTGGAATTGGATAGGTATCTAATCTAAGGCCCCGATCACCCCTGCCACATTAACGAGAGTCCTGGGCGATCCGATCCGATAAGTAACCAGCacaaagtgcaggtgtgaacgGGATACAAAGGATCTCGAGGCCGCACTGCAATCCGATCACTCGAACCACATTCGGAGGAGTCGGACAGGCACATGACCACATTACTCTCGTAGTATGAATGCTAGAGCGCCTCGATGCATCCACGACAGCAAAGCACTGCCCACATCAACCACGTCACTGCCCCAGCCTGAAAATCCACATTAACCACAGGACCACGGTCAGCTGAGCACGCTACCATAACACACCAGCTAATGGAAGAAGGCGGTTCTTGCAGCTGGAACACAAGCTAACACAGCCAAGGCTCAATAACACCAGATACTAATCCCagcactcaaaccacttcaggaggagctCTGAGGAGCATTGGAGCCACAGTATAGCAGTGTACTCGcctccatctctccaagacacatttaacaatctaaacccctcccagtacagctGAAACCCCTCCCGCTACAGCCAAAACACCAATAATAATCTCCTGTGTCTAAGTGATACATGTGGCTAACAAAAATGTGGGGAGTAGGACCATGCCCGAGGCCCCTCCCAATCTAGCGCCCTACAAGTACCATCTTTACCTTCTTTTCCCTTCCAGTCTCCTCCCTTTTAACCCGGTCATctctcattcctggctccatTTACTAGAAAGGGGGCTGACTTCCCTCTATAAGCAAAAGCTGGCTGAAAAATCTTGCCTCCCTCTTTTCATTCTTAAAACTAGCAAAAATCTTAACGGGATACAATCCAGGTACTCGTcacataaagtgaccaggtgtaaacgtaGACATTTGGGCTACTTCAGCCTGAAAATGTGAACATAGCCCTTAAAGACCATCATTTTTAATGAAATCAGGGATGAATGGACTTTACATGAaatgactgattgattgatggcTGTATCATATAGACTAATGGGCGTACAATTGAGTACTTGATTGTTTGTAAAATTGGAATAAGCCCCGCCTCCCCTAGTTACTCCCACAGAGGTGGGAGCATGTAGGGTTGGGAGTGGCTTGTTGGTAAGGCTGGAGAATCGATCCCTAGTCTGCAATGGGGGAAGTGGTGTTGTTACTCACTATCTTCTAGCTACGCTTTGATATGGTGTCACAGTGTCACATTTCAGTCAAAGTACTGACCTCACTACTGACCTCCCCAAAACACTGATTAAAaggcagtctgtctgtctgctcctgCATCCAGAGATACAGCTCCATACGCTAGCGGTTTGTAGGCTGTGTGCAGTCCTCGACCTACATGTTCACTACTTAACTCGGCCTCTCCAGATTTGTAGGTGGCTGGAAACTCCTCACCATCGAGAAGTGGGTCATTGACCTGGCCATGGTGAGAACATCTGCTATCTGTCCTCCAGCCAAAGGGCATTATTATCGTGACTGCTGGCAAAGGGACTAACCTGGCAGCACAAAGGGGCGGGGTTTACAGCAAATAAATTATTGTAGGTGTGGTTAGGTTAAGGATGACCATTCAGGTCTGCTtatgtaatttattatttatttttatttctgcataattcacaATAAATGTCTGTAATTATAAATATTCATCAGTTTAACTGAGAGTTGAGTTGAGGTTGACTTGatcctctctgtcctctctgtctgtccgtgTGTCCAGAGTCTGTGTACGTTTATCAGTGCCGGCAGTAAACTGGCACAACTGCAGTGTTTGTGGAGGTCTAAGAACTCAGGACAGGTCAGCACTCTCACCTGGGCGTTGGCCTCATACACATGCCTGGGTaagtcacacactctctcactctctctcacacacacacacacttatattatgtatttattgtatacACGTGTTGACAGTAACCAGTTTACCAGAAACTTGTGCCTGAGTGGGTtagtggtgtttctaataaagtcaccagtaagtggaagtacaaggtaatggtttctaataaagtggccacagtAGACATACCAAGTAGGGTgctctaataaagtagccagtgaaTAAAaccacaaggtaggtgtttctaacaaagtggccagtgagtggatgcacaggatagggggttctaataaattggccagtgagtggatgcacaAAGTAGGGGTTCTAAAGAAGCACagggtaagggtttctaataaagtggccagtgagggaaaGTAGAAGGTAGAGGTTTCCATTAAAGGGGCCAGTGAGTAAATGCACagggtagggggttctaatgGAGTGGCAAGAGCGAGGCAGTGGAAGCTaaaggtttccaataaagtggccagtgagtggtggcacaaggtaatggtttctgataaagtggccagtgggtgtaTATGTACTCCTGTTTGTATCTAATAATATAAAGCTCTGTATAAACCTTTGGTTTCCGCAGCAAGAATCTTCACTACTCTGGTGACGACTGGAGACACTCAGGGTGAGTTGGACCAAACAGAGCTCTTGAGTATTTACACTGCATAGCAAACCACAGGGAAGCATCTCCCTTACCTTGTAGTTTATCCAGTTAACCAGACAAAAGATTGCTGCTGTGTTTCATGGGACGTGTAaacatcatcgtcatcatcatcgtcgtcaGGAAATGACCTCATTCATTTGGATTCTCTTGTTGCTTGTAGACCATTTGCTCCCCAACATTTGTCATGTAGTTTCTATTTAGTCTTCTCCTTAgagttgttttcctcttctCCTGTGTTTAGTTTTCGTCCGGTTCGTTGCCATGACGGTCCTGAACTTGTGGGTGACGTTTACAGTGATGTACTACAAACCCAGCGCCAAGAAACAGGACTGAGGTGCCTCCGTTTGTGGGAATATCCTGGCTCCATTCCTTCATCTTCACACTTGGACATTCTCTTCTTTGTACTGACCAATGTTCTCCAGATTGCTCCTGCACACCTGACCCAACTCCCCCCTAATGACCAATCTGAGCCAGGTGTGCTGGAACTCTTCAGCTCTGATATACACCAAGGTGGAAATACATGAGGTCCACCTACCTTGTACCTACAGTCATTGGCCAGTTTACCAGAACGACCTAGAATATAGGTTCTGTTTGTAGCGGTTCTAGATGATCTCCTCCTCATCTAAACCATGGAAGTAGACCACAGGAGCATTTCTGGCccttttatcagaaacacctaccttgatgAACACACCTGGAGATACAGTCAGACTGTGAATCAGTGGTGGCGGAGGTGATAAATAGTGTCGTAACAAAAGGGCTACAGTCTAAAGctatatggtaggtgtttctgataaaatggccaatggaGTTAAGGTGAGCACAACTGGCAGTTCAGAGCAGATCATTAGTTTCAGCTTCCATTTGTTAGTGAATGAAGAACAGCGTCAGGTGCTAATCAGTACTAATTCTTTTTCATGACATGAAGACGGCTCACGTAGTTCTGATCTAAGATTAAGGgccgttttttttttggacgTGGATTAAACCTAGTAGGCCTAACTATAATGCCAAGATCTTCACATATATCGATTAGAATTATTACACACAGGCCCAAATCCCAGGTATGCGGTCCATCAATGTGCCTTTATCTATATATTGTGCCTTAAATCAGCCCTGCAAAAGTATGGTATCACATTCACATCATCTACAGCATTTAGTCTCGTCTTAGGTTTAATCCAGGTCTGGAAAACTGGATAGTAGACTTTCGTTTTTGCTTTTACGGTTAGTTGACTCAGGGTTCCTCTTTATTTAATCTCGTCTAACATTCCCTTTCCACTGGATCCAATACAACAACCCTTACTTATCACAGCTACTTAGCGTTAAAGTGGAATTCCACGGGTTGTCcagtatatatatttctgtataattcactggttgagatgtaaacacagtcattcagagtaaGGGGTTTGGCGTGAAATGGTTGATTGGAGAGacttagtttctatacattggTGGTGAATAAAACCAGACGTCGGTCACCATGGCGACACAAATATCAacattttatttcctatccaaacccaccatgTACACATGTCTCCTGTCTTTACTGTCTCGTTTTATACGGAATTatgatggtggtaaaatagtggagaatcccaaataatacagttttctttagactacaccctgcagcatgtatccctccaccattttaatgatctgattttaaaagcaggttctagagccgaactcttctcaggactctggtagaacagtgtctcaagcatcaggcagcgtcttcatcaccattaggagGATAAACTGTCTGTAAGGAGCTTTTAGAGGTCTGGTTCTGGtccgttcaccaccactgtggacAGTTCTAACTAGgtaaggttatctagaaccaaacATTTCACATAAGACCCACCAAACCCAGTCTGAAGGAGTCCGTTTGTAACTTAACCAGTTAATTATGCAGAATTAACTCAACTCAGAGGTAAGCGTTAGTATTGTTGGGCTTGCCACAGCTGGCCACACACTTCCAGTGAGGTACATTCCAATGAGGTATTTATGCAGAACCCAAGACACTGAGGAACGTTCTCAGATGTTACATGATGGTTCATTTTGTAGAGCGTAGCAGGATGTTTTCTACTGTACATAGTTTTGCTTTCTGACTAGTCTGATTACCAGTTTAATTTTTTGTTCATATTAAATATTGAGCTGGAGCAGAAGTTTACCCAGACAGACGCACACTTATTTCTTCTGTATGTTCCTATCAGTTATAGACTGTGTTGATCCAGGTGAAACAAGACCTACTTTTACCAAGAACCCAAAGAAGCTTTAGGAGTTCTGTAGCTGACTCACGCCTGCAGTCATGCAGCTGTGATCATATACTACCAAAGGAGACTCCTTCAGACACCAGCTGGCTTTAGCATGTGAAGGAAAAGTGCGTCACGTCTGAATTTGGGTTGTGTATCTGATGTTTGGAGACAGGGTTTGTCTGTGAAGCTTTTGGACCAATAAAGTGTAAAGTTGAGAAACTCTGGTGTAGCTCTGAATCTGAAGCCGAATGGATCTGCTGGTAACATCTGATGCTGTCCTGTGGAATTCGGACACCTTCAGATGTTACCAGCAGATCCATtcagtcctgtaagctgtgagagCTGGGCCTCCGTGGATCACATCACTGAGCcgtaggtgcc carries:
- the slc66a3 gene encoding solute carrier family 66 member 3 gives rise to the protein MEYSFLLHVANFSTLFVCSVLKFPQMWVLFRAKSAAGVSLNSLLLELVGFIVFVSYQMYYDYPPPTYLEYPILIAQDVILLLLVLHYNGNLKQSLLYAAVFVGGWKLLTIEKWVIDLAMSLCTFISAGSKLAQLQCLWRSKNSGQVSTLTWALASYTCLARIFTTLVTTGDTQVFVRFVAMTVLNLWVTFTVMYYKPSAKKQD